From the genome of Rarobacter incanus, one region includes:
- the aroC gene encoding chorismate synthase: MLRWLTSGESHGPALVGIIEGVPAGLELVTDDIRSSLTRRRLGYGRGSRQKFEQDQVTVLAGLRHGSTQGGPIAITIGNTEWPKWVDVMAADPVPREALLKDAGTGDEKEIARNRPLTRPRPGHADLIGMRKYGFDDARPVLERASARETATRVALGTVAAQLLKQVAGIELVSHVLEIGGIRVPADAPLPTPGDVTALDADPARCFDARTSERIVALIDQTQKDGDTLGGVVEVLAYGVPSGIGSYTHWDRRLDAKLAAAIMGIQAFKGVEIGDGFATAARKGSAAHDEIVRGEDGTIERTSNRAGGIEGGMSNGQIIRVRGAMKPISTVPRALATIDTVTGEPARAQHQRSDVCAVQPAAVVAEAMVALTLADTLLEKFGGDSVAETKRNLDSYLASIPELLR, encoded by the coding sequence ATGCTGCGTTGGTTGACATCAGGAGAATCGCACGGCCCGGCGTTGGTCGGCATCATCGAGGGGGTCCCGGCGGGCCTGGAACTAGTAACGGACGATATACGTTCATCGCTGACTCGCAGGCGGCTCGGGTACGGCCGGGGATCTCGTCAGAAATTTGAACAAGACCAGGTCACCGTCCTTGCCGGACTTCGCCACGGATCAACCCAAGGCGGGCCAATCGCCATCACGATCGGGAACACCGAATGGCCCAAGTGGGTCGACGTCATGGCCGCCGACCCGGTCCCGCGCGAAGCCCTACTCAAGGACGCTGGAACGGGCGACGAAAAGGAGATCGCCCGGAACAGGCCGCTCACGCGTCCGCGGCCGGGCCACGCCGACCTGATCGGCATGCGCAAGTACGGGTTCGACGACGCCAGGCCGGTGCTTGAGCGGGCCTCCGCGCGCGAAACCGCGACCCGGGTGGCGCTCGGAACCGTAGCCGCGCAACTGCTCAAGCAGGTTGCCGGGATTGAACTGGTTTCACACGTGCTTGAGATCGGCGGCATCCGCGTGCCCGCAGACGCCCCGCTGCCGACCCCCGGCGACGTCACTGCGCTCGACGCTGATCCGGCGCGCTGCTTCGATGCGCGAACCTCCGAGAGAATTGTCGCGCTCATAGACCAAACCCAAAAGGACGGCGACACCCTGGGCGGTGTGGTCGAGGTGCTGGCCTACGGGGTCCCCAGCGGTATCGGGTCATACACGCACTGGGACCGCAGGCTTGACGCGAAACTCGCGGCCGCGATCATGGGAATCCAGGCGTTCAAGGGCGTCGAAATCGGCGACGGATTCGCCACCGCCGCGCGGAAGGGCTCGGCCGCCCACGACGAAATCGTGCGGGGTGAAGACGGGACCATCGAGCGCACCAGTAACAGGGCCGGCGGAATCGAAGGCGGGATGTCCAACGGGCAGATTATCCGCGTACGGGGGGCCATGAAGCCCATTTCCACGGTTCCCCGCGCTCTTGCCACCATCGACACCGTCACAGGGGAGCCTGCGCGGGCGCAGCACCAACGCTCCGACGTGTGCGCTGTGCAGCCCGCGGCCGTCGTCGCCGAAGCCATGGTCGCGCTGACGCTGGCCGACACCCTGCTAGAGAAGTTCGGCGGCGATTCGGTTGCGGAAACAAAACGGAACCTCGATTCCTACCTAGCCTCCATTCCGGAACTGCTGCGGTGA
- a CDS encoding shikimate kinase has translation MSGNRPRIVLVGPPGAGKSTVGRRLSAALGTAYHDLDDHIVEAAGLPVPVIFATHGEAHFRRLETELLARALGGGGANVVGGANHGDGGGANVDDANHGDCGDANLGDGGDANHGDGGDGAPQFGGVLALGGGTPVQLLNQRALAAYAAAGGIVAFLDVSVDAAVARLGEHNTDRPLLAGDTRAKFTALLAARRDIYEAVSTVIVDTSGRNATDITEELLTHIAKEDADDRSQ, from the coding sequence GTGAGTGGGAACCGGCCACGCATCGTGCTGGTCGGCCCGCCCGGTGCCGGGAAATCAACGGTCGGCAGGCGGCTCAGCGCGGCCCTTGGTACTGCATACCACGACCTCGACGACCACATCGTCGAAGCCGCGGGCCTACCCGTACCCGTGATCTTCGCCACTCACGGGGAGGCCCACTTTCGGCGCCTCGAAACGGAACTCCTTGCCCGGGCGCTGGGCGGCGGCGGCGCGAACGTTGTCGGCGGTGCGAACCATGGCGACGGCGGCGGTGCAAACGTTGATGATGCGAACCATGGCGACTGCGGCGATGCGAACCTTGGCGACGGCGGCGATGCGAACCATGGCGACGGCGGTGACGGTGCGCCACAGTTCGGCGGCGTGTTGGCGCTTGGCGGCGGGACGCCGGTGCAATTGCTCAACCAGCGGGCCCTGGCGGCCTACGCTGCGGCAGGCGGGATCGTCGCTTTCCTGGACGTGAGCGTCGATGCCGCCGTTGCGCGGCTCGGTGAGCACAACACCGACCGGCCGCTGCTGGCGGGGGACACCCGCGCCAAGTTCACCGCGCTGCTGGCGGCCAGGCGCGACATATATGAGGCGGTATCAACCGTCATCGTCGACACTTCCGGGCGCAACGCCACAGACATCACCGAAGAACTACTTACCCACATCGCGAAAGAAGACGCAGATGACCGCTCCCAGTGA
- the aroB gene encoding 3-dehydroquinate synthase — protein sequence MTAPSDQTPTRITVRAERTYDVVVGRQLLGELPGLLGDKVAKVLIIHPESLETTAEAVRQDLIEQGYEALLAVVPDAETAKSAQVLEFCWQILGQADFTRSDAIVAVGGGTVTDLAGFVAATWLRGIAVVQIPTTLLAMVDAAVGGKTGINTPEGKNLVGAFHSPQGVLCDLNALETLPKWDLIAGLGEVIKIGFIADPVILDLVDAHADDLANWPNVTDSTWAVLTELVQCSIQVKADVVSQDLREASLREILNYGHTFGHAIEQVERYGWRHGAAVSVGMVYAAELARLAGRLSEQDVQRHRETLAKVGLPTSYRGDRWQQLLTAMHRDKKSRGSMLRFVVLDEIGKPGRLEGPDPSLLASAYAEVADAAPTTTTLL from the coding sequence ATGACCGCTCCCAGTGACCAGACGCCAACCCGCATTACCGTGCGCGCCGAACGCACCTACGACGTGGTGGTCGGGCGCCAACTGCTCGGGGAGCTACCCGGATTGCTTGGCGACAAGGTTGCCAAGGTATTGATCATCCACCCCGAGTCCCTGGAAACCACCGCCGAAGCGGTCCGTCAGGACCTCATTGAGCAAGGGTACGAGGCCCTCCTGGCCGTTGTTCCCGATGCCGAAACGGCAAAGAGCGCGCAGGTGCTCGAATTTTGCTGGCAGATTCTGGGGCAGGCCGACTTTACGCGATCGGATGCCATCGTCGCCGTCGGCGGCGGCACAGTTACCGACCTGGCCGGATTCGTTGCGGCCACGTGGTTGCGCGGTATCGCCGTCGTGCAAATACCGACAACGCTCTTGGCGATGGTGGACGCGGCGGTTGGCGGTAAGACGGGAATCAATACCCCCGAGGGGAAGAACCTGGTGGGGGCGTTCCATTCCCCGCAGGGTGTGCTGTGTGACCTCAATGCGTTGGAGACTCTGCCCAAGTGGGACCTGATCGCCGGGCTTGGCGAGGTAATCAAGATCGGCTTCATAGCCGATCCGGTCATACTGGACCTGGTCGACGCCCACGCCGATGACCTGGCGAACTGGCCGAACGTCACCGATTCCACCTGGGCGGTGCTCACCGAACTCGTGCAGTGTTCCATCCAGGTCAAGGCCGACGTTGTTTCCCAGGACCTGCGTGAAGCGTCGCTGCGTGAAATTCTGAACTACGGGCACACCTTTGGGCACGCCATCGAGCAAGTGGAACGCTACGGTTGGCGCCACGGCGCTGCGGTTTCGGTGGGCATGGTGTATGCCGCCGAGCTCGCCCGCCTGGCGGGTCGGCTGAGTGAGCAGGACGTTCAGCGTCACCGCGAAACCCTCGCCAAGGTCGGGCTTCCCACCAGCTACCGCGGAGACCGGTGGCAGCAGCTGCTTACGGCCATGCACCGTGACAAGAAGTCGCGCGGCTCGATGCTGCGGTTCGTTGTTTTGGACGAGATCGGCAAGCCGGGCCGCCTGGAAGGTCCCGACCCCTCTCTGTTGGCCTCCGCGTACGCGGAGGTCGCCGACGCTGCTCCCACCACGACCACGTTGCTGTAG
- a CDS encoding ABC transporter permease produces the protein MTNLAPQPLSDIQATRLVAAREIRAQLRSKAFIIGTAVMLVLVIAGVVAGSVLAGKTSDPIKVGVVAATQGVTTGNPLLNPVVFSDEGSARTAILAGDVKAAILPATSTGSDPLGYYVLGDDATPEDVVSALSVQPRVELLSPPHYNEGLRYLVAFGFGLIFMIAALTFGSMIAQNTVVEKQTRTVELLISAISARSLLAGKILGNTVLALGQTTLIVGTAALGLAVTGQGEILRLVTLPMAWFIVFFIAGFVQLAALYAGAASLVSRIEDTGSVLSPVMWLAMIPYFVVVFFLGNPTVLTVASYVPFAAPVAMPVQLFTGQATWWQALISLAIVSVAAWATMLVAAKVYRSTVLSVGARVKLRTALRGAAE, from the coding sequence ATGACGAATTTAGCTCCGCAACCGCTCTCCGATATACAAGCGACTCGCCTGGTGGCGGCCCGTGAGATCCGCGCCCAGCTGCGCTCCAAGGCGTTCATCATCGGCACCGCGGTCATGCTGGTACTGGTGATTGCGGGGGTCGTTGCGGGTTCCGTGCTCGCCGGCAAAACATCCGACCCGATCAAGGTGGGGGTCGTGGCCGCCACCCAAGGCGTCACTACGGGCAATCCCCTGCTCAACCCGGTAGTTTTTTCCGACGAGGGCTCCGCTCGCACCGCAATCCTCGCAGGCGACGTCAAGGCGGCGATCCTTCCGGCGACCTCCACTGGCAGTGACCCGTTGGGCTATTACGTCTTGGGTGATGACGCTACTCCCGAAGACGTGGTCTCCGCGCTATCCGTGCAGCCGCGCGTCGAGTTGCTCAGCCCCCCGCACTACAACGAGGGGTTGCGATACCTAGTCGCATTCGGGTTCGGGCTGATCTTCATGATCGCCGCATTGACGTTCGGCTCAATGATTGCGCAGAACACCGTGGTCGAAAAGCAGACGCGGACAGTGGAGTTGCTTATCTCTGCCATCTCGGCGCGTTCGCTGCTAGCGGGGAAGATTCTCGGCAACACGGTGCTGGCGCTCGGCCAGACAACGCTCATCGTCGGTACTGCTGCCCTTGGCCTTGCGGTCACCGGTCAGGGTGAGATTTTGCGACTGGTTACGTTGCCGATGGCGTGGTTTATCGTGTTCTTCATCGCGGGTTTTGTGCAACTGGCAGCGCTGTATGCGGGCGCGGCATCGCTGGTTTCACGGATAGAGGACACCGGTTCCGTGCTCAGCCCCGTCATGTGGCTGGCAATGATCCCCTACTTCGTGGTGGTCTTTTTCCTCGGCAACCCAACCGTGCTCACGGTTGCGTCCTACGTACCGTTCGCGGCCCCCGTGGCTATGCCTGTCCAGCTCTTCACCGGGCAGGCCACCTGGTGGCAGGCGCTGATATCCCTGGCGATCGTTTCGGTCGCCGCCTGGGCCACCATGCTCGTTGCCGCGAAGGTGTACCGCAGCACCGTGCTCAGCGTCGGCGCCAGGGTCAAGCTCCGCACCGCGCTCCGCGGCGCGGCCGAGTAG
- a CDS encoding ABC transporter ATP-binding protein — protein sequence MRISVRNISKSFGATRALDDVSFDIEPGTLTGFVGGNGAGKTTAMRIIIGVLLADRGEVTKDNAPLTQLDRRAIGYMPEERGLYPKMRVGEQLEYLARLHGLSARRAKSNARDLVERLGLEGRINDPIEQLSLGNQQRAQIAAALVHGPDLLILDEPFSGLDPMAVDVVLGVLQQRAADGVPILLSSHQLDVVERICEHLVIIAGGRIKAQGPREQLREQHSPPRYRLVGVPAGGIVRPGVSIIESSATDSVVFDSPDPLVAQSVARDAALAGTLREFAPVRPSLAEIFREVVVDHALSHDAHDGPTIPAETDAS from the coding sequence GTGCGAATAAGCGTCCGCAACATTTCAAAGTCATTTGGGGCCACCCGCGCACTCGACGATGTTTCGTTCGACATTGAACCCGGCACGCTCACGGGATTTGTTGGCGGCAACGGTGCCGGGAAGACGACAGCAATGCGCATCATCATCGGCGTTTTGCTGGCGGACCGCGGTGAAGTGACCAAGGACAATGCGCCACTGACCCAACTTGACCGCCGCGCGATCGGCTACATGCCCGAAGAGCGCGGCCTTTACCCAAAGATGCGCGTGGGTGAACAGCTCGAATACCTGGCGCGGCTGCACGGGCTTTCCGCGCGAAGGGCGAAATCGAACGCCCGCGATCTGGTGGAACGACTGGGCCTTGAGGGTCGGATCAACGACCCGATCGAGCAGCTTTCGCTCGGAAACCAGCAGCGCGCGCAGATTGCCGCTGCCCTGGTTCATGGGCCCGACCTGCTCATTTTGGACGAACCGTTTTCGGGGCTGGATCCGATGGCGGTGGACGTGGTTTTGGGCGTACTGCAACAGCGCGCGGCCGACGGCGTGCCGATTCTTTTGTCATCGCACCAACTCGACGTCGTCGAACGGATCTGCGAACATCTGGTCATCATCGCCGGCGGCCGCATCAAGGCGCAGGGCCCGCGCGAACAACTCCGCGAACAGCATTCCCCGCCTCGCTACCGCCTGGTCGGGGTCCCCGCTGGCGGCATAGTCCGGCCCGGTGTCAGCATCATCGAGTCATCGGCGACCGATTCGGTCGTCTTTGATTCCCCGGACCCACTGGTCGCGCAGTCGGTCGCACGGGACGCCGCGCTGGCGGGCACCCTGCGCGAGTTCGCCCCCGTTCGCCCCTCGCTGGCGGAAATCTTCCGGGAAGTCGTCGTCGACCACGCTCTCTCCCACGACGCCCACGACGGACCCACGATACCTGCAGAAACGGACGCATCATGA
- the aroQ gene encoding type II 3-dehydroquinate dehydratase: protein MTHVVVMNGPNLGRLGVREPEVYGALSMEDLRQQVASWAADLGLEAEVRQTDSEAELVGWLHQAVDSGSDVVLNPAAFTHYSYALRDAAAMVTKGGLRLIEVHISNPYAREEFRHRSVVGPVATGTIAGFGFDSYRLALSALAGGR, encoded by the coding sequence ATGACACACGTGGTGGTTATGAATGGACCGAACTTGGGGCGGCTCGGAGTGCGCGAACCGGAAGTATACGGGGCGCTGAGCATGGAGGACCTGCGCCAGCAGGTCGCGTCCTGGGCGGCCGACCTGGGGCTGGAGGCGGAAGTGCGGCAGACCGATTCCGAAGCGGAACTCGTCGGGTGGTTGCATCAGGCGGTCGACAGCGGTAGCGATGTTGTCCTGAATCCCGCCGCGTTCACCCACTATTCCTATGCGCTGCGCGATGCGGCCGCCATGGTCACAAAGGGCGGACTGCGGCTCATCGAGGTGCACATCTCCAACCCATATGCGCGCGAGGAATTCCGTCACCGTTCAGTTGTTGGGCCCGTCGCCACCGGAACCATCGCCGGATTTGGGTTCGATTCCTACCGGCTGGCGCTGAGCGCCTTGGCAGGCGGGCGCTGA
- the efp gene encoding elongation factor P: MATTNDIKNGTVLNLDGQLWNVIEFQHVKPGKGGAFVRTKLKNVTSGKVVDKTFNAGLKIETANVDKSDMEYLYHDGSDYIFMNTSTYDQVAIPDAIVGDAKDFLLENTVVQIASHEGTALYIDLPSSVVLEITYTEPGLQGDRSTGGTKPATLETGAQIQVPLFVEQGTKVKVDTRDRSYLGRVND; the protein is encoded by the coding sequence GTGGCGACGACCAACGACATAAAGAACGGCACAGTCCTGAACCTGGACGGCCAGCTGTGGAACGTCATCGAGTTCCAGCACGTCAAGCCCGGTAAGGGCGGCGCGTTCGTTCGGACGAAGCTGAAGAACGTGACCTCGGGCAAGGTCGTCGACAAGACTTTCAACGCCGGCCTGAAGATCGAGACCGCGAACGTCGACAAGTCCGACATGGAATACCTGTACCACGACGGTTCGGACTACATCTTCATGAACACCTCGACCTACGACCAGGTCGCCATCCCCGACGCGATCGTCGGGGACGCGAAGGACTTCCTGCTCGAAAACACGGTCGTGCAGATCGCTTCGCATGAGGGAACCGCGCTCTACATCGACCTGCCGTCGTCGGTGGTGCTGGAAATCACGTACACCGAGCCGGGCCTGCAGGGCGACCGTTCCACCGGTGGCACCAAGCCCGCCACCCTAGAGACCGGCGCGCAGATTCAGGTGCCGCTCTTCGTTGAACAGGGAACCAAGGTCAAGGTCGACACCCGCGACCGGTCGTACCTCGGCCGCGTCAATGACTAA
- the nusB gene encoding transcription antitermination factor NusB, with protein MTKVRSRTKARRRALDILFEAEQRGVAPTVVLADRLIEPGPRQTPPPAYAAEIVQGVSDHLAEIDEILSTYSHGWTIERMPAVDRTGLRIGVWELLYGNDVPSGVVLDEITTMAKELSTDESPNFVNGLLGRVVQVLPMLRA; from the coding sequence ATGACTAAGGTCCGCTCCCGCACCAAGGCACGCAGGCGCGCCCTCGACATCCTTTTCGAGGCAGAGCAGCGCGGCGTCGCGCCGACGGTCGTGCTTGCCGACAGGTTGATCGAGCCCGGGCCGCGCCAAACGCCGCCCCCCGCCTACGCAGCCGAGATCGTGCAGGGCGTCTCCGACCACCTTGCAGAGATCGACGAGATCCTCTCGACGTATTCCCACGGTTGGACGATCGAGCGCATGCCCGCCGTTGACCGCACGGGGCTGCGCATCGGGGTTTGGGAATTGCTGTACGGCAACGATGTTCCGTCCGGGGTCGTCTTGGACGAGATCACGACGATGGCCAAGGAACTATCCACAGACGAATCGCCAAACTTCGTCAACGGCCTGCTCGGACGCGTGGTGCAGGTACTCCCGATGCTGCGCGCCTAG
- a CDS encoding AMP-binding protein, with protein sequence MSEEASMAFDESVFVTPEGTYRDAPTVPRDIEVPNESVLAAFERAIRANPQRTALYFMGAKTTYYDLGVQVLRAANALRSLGVTAGDRVAIALPNCPAHVVAFLATLRLGAVVVEHNPLYSAAELERQLNSSGSSVVIAWQPTAVRVSEVIKRTQAHTLISVDVSKDLPFLKRIALHLPVKKARETKAQLTQTPPTSAIDWHKLVGRTRPILQSHPYPQPADTALLQYTGGTTGEPRGAVITHRNLVANAIQGQAWTGLDASDPNPAVMYGVLPLFHAYGMTLTFIFGLRVGGTIVLFPKFSADDVVATQRRIPGTFMAAVPPMLDRIVAAERKHKADFSSMTYVLSGAMALPKSTAQAWEHLTGGYVIEGYGMTECSPVALGNPIGPKRRPGWLGLPFPSTHIRLADQDDPTRDAEPGTRGELLIRGPQVFGGYWGELDDEQPWVWRGEEKWLRTGDVVEVDEFGFVKLVDRVKEMIITGGFKVYPSQVEAVLTQMPGVLEAAVVGMPGGDLGERVVAALVLPDADAPQLPDIDLPSVSVPHVDLPHLKVPHLEMPKMELPKVDLSKVELPKVDLSKVDLPHVDLDAVRAWCSEHLARYAIPKEIVIVKELPKSQIGKVLRRVVRDDLAKKRDDGDKQDNS encoded by the coding sequence GTGAGCGAAGAAGCCTCGATGGCCTTTGATGAGTCCGTGTTCGTGACGCCGGAAGGCACGTATCGGGATGCCCCGACCGTGCCGCGCGACATTGAAGTGCCCAACGAATCGGTGTTGGCCGCGTTCGAACGCGCCATCCGGGCCAACCCGCAGCGCACGGCCCTGTACTTCATGGGCGCCAAGACCACCTATTACGACCTGGGCGTGCAGGTTCTGCGCGCGGCGAACGCGTTGCGCTCGCTCGGCGTCACGGCGGGGGACAGAGTAGCCATCGCGTTGCCGAACTGCCCCGCCCACGTCGTCGCCTTCCTGGCGACCCTGCGGCTTGGCGCAGTAGTTGTTGAACACAATCCGTTGTATTCGGCGGCAGAACTGGAACGCCAGCTGAACTCTTCGGGTTCCTCGGTCGTCATAGCCTGGCAGCCAACCGCCGTGCGCGTATCGGAGGTTATCAAGCGGACGCAGGCGCACACGCTCATCAGCGTCGACGTTTCCAAGGACCTGCCCTTCTTGAAACGAATCGCCTTGCACCTGCCGGTCAAGAAGGCGCGGGAAACCAAGGCGCAGTTGACCCAGACGCCGCCGACCAGTGCGATTGACTGGCACAAACTGGTCGGGAGAACTCGTCCCATACTGCAATCCCATCCCTACCCTCAGCCCGCCGACACCGCGCTTTTGCAATACACGGGCGGCACGACCGGGGAACCGCGCGGCGCAGTGATCACGCACCGCAACCTGGTAGCGAACGCCATCCAGGGGCAGGCATGGACTGGGCTCGACGCATCCGACCCGAACCCCGCGGTCATGTACGGCGTGCTGCCGCTATTCCACGCGTACGGGATGACGCTGACCTTCATCTTCGGTCTGCGCGTGGGCGGAACGATCGTGCTTTTCCCCAAGTTCTCCGCCGACGACGTGGTCGCCACTCAGCGCCGGATTCCCGGAACGTTCATGGCGGCCGTCCCGCCGATGCTGGACCGGATCGTGGCCGCCGAACGCAAGCACAAGGCCGACTTCTCCTCCATGACCTACGTGCTTTCCGGCGCCATGGCGCTGCCGAAGTCGACCGCGCAAGCCTGGGAGCACCTCACCGGCGGCTACGTGATCGAGGGCTACGGGATGACGGAATGCTCGCCGGTTGCGCTTGGTAACCCGATCGGTCCCAAGCGCCGCCCCGGCTGGCTGGGCCTGCCGTTCCCCTCCACGCACATCCGCCTGGCGGACCAGGACGACCCGACCCGCGACGCCGAACCGGGCACGCGCGGCGAGTTGCTGATCCGCGGCCCGCAGGTGTTCGGCGGGTACTGGGGCGAATTGGACGACGAGCAACCGTGGGTGTGGCGCGGCGAGGAGAAGTGGCTGCGCACCGGGGACGTGGTCGAGGTCGACGAATTCGGGTTCGTCAAGCTGGTCGATCGGGTCAAGGAAATGATCATCACCGGCGGATTCAAGGTGTACCCCTCGCAGGTCGAGGCGGTTTTGACCCAGATGCCGGGCGTTTTGGAGGCCGCGGTCGTTGGCATGCCGGGCGGCGACCTGGGAGAGCGGGTTGTGGCCGCCTTGGTGCTCCCGGATGCGGACGCGCCGCAGCTGCCCGACATCGACCTGCCCAGCGTTTCGGTGCCCCACGTTGACCTGCCGCACCTGAAGGTCCCGCACCTCGAAATGCCCAAGATGGAGCTGCCGAAGGTCGATCTGTCCAAGGTAGAGCTGCCGAAGGTCGACCTGTCCAAGGTGGATCTGCCCCACGTGGACCTGGACGCCGTGCGCGCTTGGTGCTCCGAACACCTAGCCCGCTACGCGATCCCCAAGGAGATCGTCATCGTCAAGGAATTGCCCAAGTCCCAGATCGGCAAGGTGCTGCGCCGGGTCGTGCGCGACGATCTGGCGAAAAAGCGCGACGACGGGGACAAGCAAGATAATTCCTGA
- the pyrR gene encoding bifunctional pyr operon transcriptional regulator/uracil phosphoribosyltransferase PyrR — MPSIAAPDGPARDVLSAAEIDRALTRIAHEIIERNRGADGLLLLGIPTRGVALAARLAAKIRNVEPAAPDDLVGRLDITMYRDDLHTGPVRAVGDTQVPVAGIDGRTIVLVDDVLFSGRTVRAALDAIKDLGRPQAVQLAALVDRGHRRLPIRPDFVGKNLPTSLSERVKVNIAEIDGKDSVTISHPAPAMGGRS; from the coding sequence ATGCCCAGCATTGCTGCACCCGACGGCCCGGCGCGTGACGTGCTGTCGGCCGCGGAGATTGACCGCGCTCTCACGCGCATTGCGCACGAGATCATCGAACGCAACCGGGGAGCCGACGGGCTGCTGCTCCTAGGGATCCCCACCCGCGGGGTCGCGCTGGCCGCGCGGCTCGCCGCCAAAATCCGTAACGTTGAGCCCGCCGCTCCGGACGACCTGGTAGGGCGCCTCGACATCACCATGTACCGCGATGATTTGCACACCGGCCCGGTGCGCGCCGTCGGGGACACGCAGGTGCCCGTCGCAGGCATCGACGGGCGCACCATAGTCCTGGTGGACGACGTGCTGTTCTCCGGGCGCACCGTGCGTGCCGCGCTGGACGCCATCAAGGACCTGGGCAGGCCGCAGGCCGTGCAACTCGCTGCCCTGGTGGATCGCGGTCACCGGCGCCTGCCGATCCGACCCGACTTCGTCGGCAAGAACCTGCCCACCTCGCTCAGCGAGCGCGTGAAGGTCAACATCGCCGAGATCGACGGCAAGGACTCTGTGACCATTTCGCATCCGGCTCCCGCTATGGGGGGTAGGTCGTGA
- a CDS encoding aspartate carbamoyltransferase catalytic subunit — protein MKHLLSTADLSHSEAVLILDTTAQMAATQAREVKKLPTLRGRTVVNLFFEDSTRTRISFETAAKRLSADVINFSAKGSSVSKGESLKDTALTLKAMGADAVVIRHQASGAPYTLAHAGWLDAPVINAGDGTHQHPTQALLDAFTIRRHLVSDSVGADLRGLKIVIVGDVLHSRVARANVHLLHTLGAHVTLVAPPTLLPVSVETWPCDVSYHLDQTIDEVQPDAIMMLRVQRERMSSAGGGFFPSPLEYTRLYGLDGRRMDRLPPHAIILHPGPMNRGLEISAEAADSPRSVIVEQVSNGVAVRMAVLYLLLTGDHSEATQHPSTPAKEIQ, from the coding sequence GTGAAGCACCTGCTGTCCACCGCGGACCTCAGCCATAGCGAAGCGGTACTGATCCTGGACACCACCGCGCAGATGGCCGCGACGCAGGCGCGCGAGGTCAAGAAGCTGCCCACCCTGCGCGGGCGCACGGTGGTGAACCTGTTCTTCGAGGATTCAACCCGCACCCGGATCAGCTTCGAAACGGCCGCCAAGCGCCTCAGCGCCGACGTGATCAACTTCTCTGCGAAGGGTTCATCGGTGTCGAAGGGAGAATCCCTCAAAGACACCGCCCTGACGCTCAAAGCAATGGGCGCGGACGCCGTCGTGATTCGCCACCAGGCGTCCGGCGCCCCCTACACACTGGCGCACGCCGGTTGGCTGGACGCGCCCGTCATCAACGCGGGGGACGGCACACACCAGCACCCCACCCAGGCGCTGCTGGATGCCTTCACCATCCGCCGCCACCTTGTTTCAGATTCCGTAGGCGCGGACCTGCGCGGGCTGAAAATCGTCATCGTCGGCGACGTCTTGCATTCGCGCGTGGCTCGCGCCAACGTGCACCTGCTGCACACCCTGGGGGCGCATGTGACGCTGGTCGCGCCGCCCACCCTGCTGCCCGTGAGCGTCGAAACCTGGCCGTGCGACGTGTCGTATCACCTGGACCAGACAATCGACGAAGTCCAGCCCGATGCGATCATGATGCTGCGCGTGCAACGCGAACGCATGTCCAGCGCCGGCGGGGGATTCTTCCCCAGCCCGCTCGAATACACGCGCCTGTACGGCCTGGACGGCCGCCGCATGGACCGACTGCCGCCGCACGCAATCATTCTGCACCCCGGCCCCATGAACCGCGGCCTGGAAATAAGCGCGGAGGCCGCCGACTCACCGCGCTCCGTGATCGTCGAACAAGTCAGCAACGGGGTAGCAGTCCGTATGGCGGTCTTGTATCTGCTGCTCACCGGGGACCACTCGGAAGCCACGCAGCACCCCTCAACGCCCGCGAAGGAGATTCAATGA